The following coding sequences are from one Stigmatopora nigra isolate UIUO_SnigA chromosome 10, RoL_Snig_1.1, whole genome shotgun sequence window:
- the aspn gene encoding asporin, giving the protein MRLLLLIVLLLPLTAVVVVVGAKKYQRVDVMEIARNYDVMVADQDDDGDDGDDDDRHYDDDDSCPPGCHCTPRVVQCSDQGLIGVPGKLPADIVMLDLQNNDISEIKEDDFKGLEKLYGLFLINNRISKIHPRALKNMNNLRLLYLSYNALTQIPADLPPNLVELRFHENRINRIQKDAFKGLRKLHVLELGANPLANGGMELGAFNGLSTLYVGMSESRLTAVPKDLPSSITELNLEYNKIFKIEVEDLIRYKNLQRLSLSFNQIRFVENGSLAKIPNIRQIHLDNNALKKVPAGLGSLRYLQVIFLHANKISSVGINDFCPLRFGEKKNLYNGISLFANPVKYWDVHPGTFRCVGGRRGVQLGNFRK; this is encoded by the exons ATGAGGCTGCTCCTTCTGATCGTTCTTCTGCTGCCGCTGAccgccgtggtggtggtggtcggcGCCAAGAAATACCAACGCGTCGACGTGATGGAGATTGCCAGAAACTACGACGTGATGGTGGCCGACCAAGACGACGACGGtgacgacggcgacgacgacgaccgtcactacgacgacgacgacagctgccccccgggctgccactgcACGCCGAGGGTGGTGCAGTGCTCCGATCAAG GTCTGATCGGCGTTCCGGGCAAGCTCCCCGCCGACATCGTGATGCTGGACCTCCAAAACAACGACATCAGCGAGATCAAAGAGGATGACTTTAAGGGCCTGGAAAAACTTTAC GGCCTGTTCCTGATCAACAACCGCATCTCCAAGATCCACCCGCGGGCCCTGAAGAACATGAACAACCTGCGCCTGCTCTACCTGTCGTACAACGCGCTGACGCAGATCCCGGCCGACCTGCCGCCCAACTTGGTGGAGCTGCGTTTCCACGAGAACCGCATCAACAGGATCCAGAAGGACGCCTTCAAGGGCCTCAGGAAACTCCACGTGCTGG AGCTGGGCGCCAACCCGTTGGCCAACGGCGGCATGGAGCTGGGCGCCTTCAACGGGCTGAGCACGCTCTACGTGGGAATGTCGGAGAGCAGGTTGACGGCCGTGCCCAAAG ATCTGCCCTCCTCCATCACCGAGCTCAACTTGGAGTACAACAAGATCTTTAAAATCGAAGTGGAGGACTTGATCCGATACAAAAATCTGCAGAG ACTGAGCCTGAGCTTCAACCAAATCCGCTTTGTGGAAAACGGCAGCCTGGCCAAGATCCCCAACATCCGCCAGATCCACCTGGACAACAACGCCCTGAAAAAGGTCCCGGCCGGACTGGGCTCGCTGCGCTACCTTCAG gtgATTTTCCTCCACGCCAACAAAATCAGCAGCGTGGGCATCAACGACTTCTGTCCCCTCCGCTTCGGCGAGAAAAAGAACTTGTACAACGGCATCAGCCTGTTCGCCAACCCCGTCAAGTACTGGGACGTCCACCCCGGCACCTTCCGCTGCGTGGGGGGACGACGGGGCGTCCAGCTGGGAAACTTTCGCAAgtga
- the ogna gene encoding osteoglycin, paralog a translates to MASSMRALLLTCVLAPACLAAVVVAVATATVATSGRGDFFANYLTSTRGRRELPADDKPVPAGEDDSGLPTCLLCVCLTRSVYCEEISPDMTAVPALPKKTAYLYARFNKIQRIGTADFADIVTLKRIDLTGNLISEIEEGAFAGLPLLEELSLAENRLVRLPALPASLLSFNANHNFLETKGVKATAFKKLTSLVSLYLANNQMEAVPQIPEKVRTLHLQNNNITEVNVDTFCRSDDSYYLRAALSQVRLDGNPAVLSKNPDSFTCMQVLPIGRYR, encoded by the exons ATGGCCAGCAGCATGAGGGCGCTGCTACTGACGTGCGTGCTGGCGCCGGCGTGCTtggccgccgtcgtcgtcgccgtcgcCACCGCCACCGTCGCCACTTCTGGCCGCGGCGATTTCTTTGCCAACTACTTGACATCGACGCGAGGCAGG AGAGAGCTGCCCGCGGACGACAAGCCCGTCCCGGCGGGGGAAGACGACTCGG GCCTGCCGACCTGCCTGCTCTGCGTGTGCCTGACCCGATCGGTGTACTGCGAGGAGATCAGTCCCGACATGACCGCCGTTCCCGCCTTGCCCAAGAAGACGGCCTACCTCTACGCGCGCTTCAACAAAATCCAAAGAATCGGCACGGCCGACTTTGCCGACATCG TGACGCTCAAGAGGATCGACCTGACGGGGAACCTGATCTCCGAGATCGAGGAGGGGGCCTTCGCCGGGCTGCCGCTACTGGAGGAACTGTCCCTGGCGGAAAACCGACTGGTCAGGCTGCCGGCGCTGCCCGCCAGCCTGCTGTCCTTCAACGCCAACCACAACTTCCTCGAGACCAAAGGGGTGAAGGCCACCGCTTTCAAG AAACTGACGAGCCTGGTCAGCCTGTACCTGGCCAACAACCAGATGGAGGCGGTGCCGCAAATCCCGGAGAAGGTCCGCACCTTACACCTCCAg aaCAACAACATCACGGAGGTCAACGTGGACACCTTCTGCCGCTCCGACGACAGCTACTACCTTCGAGCCGCCCTCAGCCAAGTGCGCCTGGACGGAAACCCGGCCGTCCTTTCCAAGAACCCCGACAGCTTCACCTGTATGCAAGTGCTGCCTATCGGTCGCTACCGGTGA